Part of the Permianibacter fluminis genome, TTGGTCTTCAGACAACCAAAGATTGCCGGTAGTGGAGCCCATGGCCAGCACATTGCCGCTGGCATCGACATCCAGGCCGTGGCGGTAAATCAAATCAAAGCAGTGTTGCTGCGGTAACCCGGTGCGCAACTGTTCAAAACTCCGGCCACCGTCGCGCGTTCGCGTGACCACCAATTTCTGCTCGACCGGCACCCGGCATTCGTCTTTGACTGCCGGAACAAACCAGGCCGTGTCGGGCTGCTGCGGATGCACAGCCACGGCAAAACCAAATGCCGATGGCTTGGCGGTTTCAATTTCCTGCCAGTGCAAACCGGCATCAACTGAGCGAAAAATACCGTTGTGGTGTTGTACCCACAGATGATCCGGTTGCGCCTTGCAGGCAACCAAACGGTGTGGGTCCTGGATATTCGGTTCGAAGGCGCGCTCCGGCGGCATGTACGCCGCACGCATGCCCTGCGCACGAACGCTCCAGCTGTTGCCACCGTCATCGCTGTACCAGACGCCACCACAGGAAATGCCGATCAGGATCCGACGACTATCGCGAGGATCAACGCAAATGGAATGAATGCCGGGTTGATCATAGCCGCCACCGAGCCATTCCTTGCGCGCCGGCAGCTGCCACAGCGGTTGGTTCAATTGCCAGGATTCACCAGCATCCGTCGAGCGAAACAGCGCGCCCGGAATGGTACCGGCCCACAGCACACCCGGCTCATCCGCACCGCCGCACTCCAGTGACCAGATCATGTCAACCGATGCCGCTTTGGCGTTCGCATCTGGCTCGCTGCCATCATCCGCTGCGGCTATCGCCGGAAAAGCCGGTGCCGAAATCTCCTGCCAGGTTTGGCCACCGTCGCGGGAGCGGCGCAGCTTGGGTCCGAAATGCCCCAGCCGCAACGCCGCATACAGCGAGCCATCGCGAGCATCGTACAGCGATGCCGTTACCGGCTCGGCGAGCAGATCCGCTCGCTCAATCTGCCAACCTCTTGCGCCGCGACTTACCGTCAACAAGCCTTTGCGAGTGGCAACGTGAATTTTCGCTGACATGATGCGCTCCTGTGCTCGATGTGACTCCAATGGTTTGATTGCACTAATGCGGCTTCAACCGCCAGTGCGACTTCAACCGCCAGACAAAGCCTGCATGACATAGATCTCGCTGTCAGGCCTTACGGTGTCGGTCAAATGGATACGATCACGAATCTGCTGGGCATCAACAAATATCGCCACATGCTGACGCACCCGGCCCTGATCATCGAGCACATAGGCACGCAGCCGCGGATTGACTGCAAACACCTGCTCAAGTGCAGCAAGCATGGTATCGCCGTCAACCGACAACGTTGCCGTTTCGACATGACGCTGCAAATTGGCAGTAAAACTGATACGCGGCATGAGCATGGCTCCAGCTCAGTCAAGAACGCCGACATTTGCCATCAGCTGACGCCGGGGATTCGGTAGTCCGTCAGTACGGTGCCGGAGCGCATGACCTCGTCTTCATGCCCCTGCTCGCGCCACGGTTCAACCAGCGCGGCGCGGTACCACTCAAGCATTGCCGGCAATGTCAGCAATCGTTCGGCATAGCTCGTTGCGGTAGCGGACAATTTCAGTTGATAGGTCTGCACGCGAAACGCCACCGGAGCAAAAAACGCATCGACGGCAGTGAATTCCGCACCGGTCAGGAACGGACCACCGTGCCGGTTCAGGCCATCGCACCAGAGCTCATCGAGCCGTGTGATGTCGTTGTTGAGCGGCGCCGCAACGCTGTTCAGTTGAACCCGTAACGCGCAGTTCATCGGACAACGCTCGCGCAGCTGCTGAAAACCGGAATGCATCTCGGCGGTTGCCGAACGTGCCCACGCGCGGGCCTTTTGCTGTTGTGGCCAGACACCGTCGTGGCGCTCTGCCAGATATTCGGTGATGGCCAGCGAATCCCAGATATAACTGTCTTCGTCACGCAGACAGGGAACCCGTCCGGTGGGCGAAAAACGGCGAAACTGTTCCCAATTGGAGCCGGACGAAAACGGCACCATGCGTTCCTGAAACGGAATCGCCAACTGCCGCATCAACAGCCACGGCCGCAATGACCAGGAAGAATAGTTTTTATTGGCGATATACAAAACGTACATGAAACGCTTCCTCAATTACCAATCCGCTTCACTAAACCTGATGCTTGAATCAATCCCCGAAGCCAATACCCGGCACCGATACCCGAAAAAAAAAGGCGCGACACAAAGACAAGTTCGACAACAAGCAAACAATCGTTACTGCCACTGCGCGACGCAATCAACCACCGGCCAAGGTCGATATCACCGTCGCTTCGAGCGCTGCCGGTTGCGCCGTCACCCGCAGCAGATGCTGCAATGCCGGGTGTGGTGGCCTGTGCACAGAAATGCCTTGTTGCCACAACTGCTGCTGAACCGCCGTCGCGCGAGCGGCATCGGAATACCGGATCGCAATGAAATTGGTGGCCGACGGCAATACCGTTATGCGGCCGTTGCCGGCTGCGCTCAATTGCTCGGTCAATTGCTGCCGCAACTGCAGTGTCTGCGCGATCAGTTGCTGCTTGTAGCGTTCATCATTCAGCAGAATCAGACCGGCAGCCTGCGCGACACTGCTGGTGGCGTAGTGGATTCGGATCATCGCCGCCTTCTTGATCCACTCGGCATCAGCCAACGCATACCCGAGCCGCAGACCGGCGGCCGCATACGCCTTGGACAGCGTACGCAAACGCACCGTGTTGGGGTAGTCGATGGCAACGTTGCCATGGCCCGCCAGCGCAAGGCACTCCTCGACGCCGCAAAAGTCAATGTACGCCTCATCCAGAATCAATGCAGTTTCAATAGGCAATTGCTCGCGGAAGCGGCGAATGGCGTTGCGGTCATGATAGTAACCGCTGGGATTATCGGGGTTGGCGAGATAGACCACTTTTGCGTTACACGCGGTTGCCTCGGCGGCCATCGTCGACAAATTTGGGGCAAGCAGTCCCGCCTGATCGTGATACGGCACCTCGATAATCCGGGCACCGACCCCCTCGGCAAAATATTTGAAACTGGGATAGGTCCCCGCGCTGGTCACCACCGCATCGCCAGCATTGCAGAAACTCCGAAGCGCCAGCAGCAGCAGACTGTCCGCGCCGGCATCAAACAGGACCTGCTCTGCCTGCACACGCTGCTGAGCCGCGACGCACTCGCGCAAGGCCAGCGCGGAGGGGTCCGGATACAGCCGGGCCAGCTCACAGAAAGACGCACCGAACGCATGCAGCAGCGCCTCATTGGCAATCGGCAAGCCTTCGTTCGAGCCGATACGCGCCGTGATCGCACGGCCAAGCATACGCTCCAGCGCAACGATGCCCGGAAACGGATTGATGATATCGGTGGTCTGCAGCGGGTCGGCAAAGCGTGGCATGGCAGTTCCCAAAACCAATGACATGTCTCAATGACATGGCTGAGCACGAACATAGCACCGGGCGCGTTCGGAGTGAACAGGGCCAGCAATCACAGACCGCGCCACATTACGCCGATATCCCAATCGATTCTGGCTTTGACTCCTGCTCGAATGGGCTGTGATTCATCGTTGGCAACGTGACCCAGGTTTGTTGGCGCTTGCCAGTACGGCAATGCCGCCGACATAGCAGCGGTGCTAACATTGGCCGACCACTTCCCCGCCGACCACCGATAACCGTGCGCCGCATTCACCCGATGTTCCTGTTGACGCTGCTGCTTGCAACTACCCACGCCAGCGCGGCCGATGACACCTGCAGTTATTCGACCTACCAGTGGAACACCCAGACGCGTCAGGCGGTCAACCACCAACAAATACGCAAATTGCGCAGCGAACTGAGCAATGCCGAAATCGACGCCACCACCGGCTGCACGGTGTGCAACGAAGATCAAATGGAGTTTGAGTTTCCCGGTTTGCGGCCATTCAAGGCCTGTAAAAAGCTGGCAGACAACATCCGCAAAATTGTCACGGAATTGCAGCAGCAACAGGCGGCGCTGATCGACATCGTCGGTTATCGCGTTGGCATGACCCGTGGCGAGCCGGACAAGTCCGGTAATCGCACCGGCTTCAGCAATCACTCATTCGGGGTCGCGCTGGATATCAATACCGAACAAAACGGGCTCTATGACAACTGCTATCAGTTCGGCCCCGGCTGTCGCTTGATCAAAGGTGGTCCGTGGAATCCGCAGCAGCCGACCAGCCTGACAGTCGAATCCCCCATTGTGCTCACGTTCAAGAAATACGGCTTCAAGTGGGGCGGCGAAATTGCCGGCAAGCAAAAAGACTTCATGCATTTTTCGCCGAGCGGTTACTGATCCAGACGCATCAGGTCACTCGCGATCATCAGGCCCGGGCGCTCATCATCCCAGGCCACTGCGGCTATTTTCCAGCCGCCCGGCGTCTTGATGAACTGCATGGTCTTCATTCCCTTGGCCTGAAAAGCCTGGCCCTGCTGCATTCCGGATTTTTGGTAGACACAAAAGCGCTGGGCGATCTTGCCAAAGATATCGGTGCGCTCGGCCAACTCCTGCTCAAAAAAATCCAGCAGCTCGCCATTTGTCAGCAGCACTTCCCGCGGCGCAATGAACTGGGTCAGCGTATAAATTTCCGGCCGGTCGCCGACATTCTTTATCACCAGCGCCTCGCTAATGAACAACTGATGCAATTGGTCAAACGCCGGGCGCTTTCCGCCACGGTTGTCAAAAACCTGAAAGAACGCTTTGACCAGCGCATCGATCTCCAGCTTGTCTTTTACTGGCTTGTCTTTTACTGGCTTGTCTCTTGCAGACTCGTCGTTTACAGATTTGTCTCTTGGAGAAACGTCGTTAAACGCCATGGTTCCAGCTCCTGTCACGGTTGCTGCCGCCCGAAAAAAACGGGGCACCAAGGTGCCCCGTCAGCATGACGATGTCTTGTCATGATCCGGTGTTTTGCCATGATCAGATATCGTGCCGTGATCAGTTGCTCGCTGGCGCCGACTCAGGCGCAGCCGATTCGGACGTCGCGGATTCAGCGGCAGCGGGCTCCGTAGTGGCGGATGCCGGCGCTGCAGGCACAACCGGCCCCTGCCCTTTCAAATACGTGTCCAGGAACAACAGATAGGAATCAGAGGCCCGGATACGATTGTTCTTTTTGACGAAGCCATGGCCTTCGTCCGGGAACAGCACGTACTCGACCGGGACATTGTTGGCGCGAATGGCCGCGACCATCTCGTCACTTTCCGCCTGCAGCACCCGCGGGTCGTTGGCGCCCTGAATGACCAGTACCGGCTTCTTGATGTTGTCGGCATGGAACAGCGGCGAAATGCGCCGCAGGCGTTCCTTGTCCTTGGCCGGATCGCCCATTTCTGCGTACAGCGAATCACGGAAGCTGGCCCACCACGGCGGAATCGATTCCAGGGTCCGGACCCAGTTGGTGACACCGAAAATGTCGATACCAACCGCGAACTCGTCGGTATAAGTCATGGCCGCCATGGTCAGGTAACCGCCATAACTGCCGCCCATCACGGCAATGCGGTCGCCATCGACCCACGGCAGCGACTGCAGGTATTTCTTGGCCGCAACGATGTCTTCCAGATCTTTCTCGCCGTGCTTCTTGTCATCCAGATGATAAAAGGTCTTGCCATAACCGCTAGAGCCGCGATTGTTGACACCAATGACCGCGTAACCGTGATTGACCAGATGCTGGATGGTCGGGTTGTAACCTTTGCGAGTCTGGCCACCGGGACCGCCGTGGATGTAAACAATCGCCGGTACTTTGCTGTCGGCATTGGCAGTTTGCGGCCTGAACAGCAGCGCCGGAATTTCCAGATTGTCGGTGCTCGGATAACGCACCACATCGCTCTTGACCAGATCCAGCTCGGCTACCTCTTTCGGCAAGGCCTGCGTCAGCTGTTGCGGCGCCTTGCCATCCATGTTGTAGACATACAGATTGGACGGCGAGGTGTCGGAGTTGACGTAGAACACCATCCGCTTGCTGTCTTTGCTGAAGCTGATGCTGCGCAGATCGCCCTTCGGCATTTCTGGCAGTGGCAACGCCTTGTTGGTCACGGTGTCCAGAATGCGGACTTCGGTGGAGCCATCGGCATTGATGCCGCTGATCATGTAGCGGCCGTCATCCGAAAAATAAACGAACGAGACATCCCATTCGGCATTGATCAGCGTGTCGCGTTTGCCACCCGCCATGTTGTAACGGATCGCCTGGGCAAATTCGCCGTTGGCGTCGGTGGTGTAAATCAGGCCAAAGTTATCCGGGGTAAAGGTCGCCGCGCTGTACTGGACAAAACCTTCATGCGGCGTAAGGTGCAGCAACTTTTTGTCCTTGCTGCTCAGATCAACCACAAAAATATCGCTGTCGGCGTTGTTGTTGCTGCGGTTCAAGGCCAGCCAGCGACCGTCGCCACTGAGCGCTTCCGGTTGCATGCCGGCATCGTTCTTGTAGACCATCTCCCGGCGATAGTTTGCGCTGTCGTATTTGTAGACATCAAAAAATTTGGCATCGCGCTCATTGGTCATGACGTAGAAGGACTTGCCGTCCTTGCTGAACCGGATGAACTGCGCCTTCAGTTTGTCGCCGGGGGTCAGATCCGTGATGGAGCCATCCAGCGCGCGAACAAACAGATGGTCCAGCTCGTTGCCACCTTTGTCGCCGCTGTAGAGCACGCGATCATCGGCCGGGAAAAAACTTTCGGCAAACAGCGCGTCGTCTTTCGAATCGGTCAGTGCGGTCTTTTCGCCGCTGGCCAGGGCAACGCGATAGACATTGAAAACGCCCGACTCGTCAGAATGCAACAGCACGGCGTCACCGGCAGCATTGATGGAGCTACCGCCATAGCTGACCGTTTCATAGAGCATCGCGGCGCTGTATTGTTTTATTTCCCGCGCTTTGGCGCTGGCTTGCGCGACCGGCGTGGTGGTTTCCGGCGCCGGCTCATCACCCCGTTCGCAGCCGACCAGGCCAAGCGCGGTCAGGGTCATCACGGTTGCCAGCAATTTATTCAAATTTTTCTTCACGCCTGATTCCTCTCCATTCTCAGGTAGCCGTGAAACTTACCATAAAAAATCCGCGCAATAGCCGAAATGGCGGGCCGCCGGCACTCGGCCGGGTAAGCCGGGCCGCTGAAACGCCTTGTAACGGTTTTGCCGGCTGGCAGCAGCGACAGGGCCGGCTACCATCCCCGGTCTCGCCCGGCGGAGGGATTCGCTGGCTATTGATCGTCCGGTAAGGCGGCAGGATTGCCCCGCCCTTTGCACCGGCACTGCCATCCGAGGTTTGTCGCGATGCAGAAAACCCGTACCTCACCGAAAAACGCCCTGATTGCCAGAACGCTGGTTACTGCCACTCTCGTTGCCACACTGGGCACCAGCATCAGCCATGCCGACGAGACCACCACCCCGACGGGGTCGCCGGCGATGCTGGCCGCATGGACCGGCCCCTACGGTGGCGTCCCGGCCTGGGACAAGGTCAAGCCGGAGGACTTCGGCGCCGCGTTTACCGCCGCCATGGCCGACTCACGCGCCCGGGTCGCCAAAATCGCCAGCAATCCCGACGCACCCACCTTCGCCAACACCATCATCGAACTGGAACGCTCCGGCCGACTGCTGGATCAGGTCTACACCTATTACGGCGTGCATTCGAGCACGCTGAATCTCGGCGAGATGCCGAACATCCAGCGCGATCTGGCGCCCAAGCTGGCCGCGTTCAATGATGAAATCAATCAGAACGAACCGCTGTTCAAGCGCGTTGAGGCGGTTTACAACAGCCCGGACAAAGCCAAGCTGACGCCGGAAGAACAGCGTCTGGTCTGGACCTATTACAACGGTTTTGTCCGCTCCGGCGCGACGCTGAATGCAGAACAAAAAGCCCGCATCACCGAGATCAACGGTCGGCTGGCAACCTTGTTCAACAACTTCAGTCAGAATCTGCTCGACGACGAAAGCAATCTGTTCACCGTGGTCGAAAACGAATCGGATCTGGCCGGCCTGCCAGCTGATTTGATCGCCGCCGCCGCCAGCAATGCCGAAGCACGCAGCCTCAAAGGCAAATGGGTCATCAACAACACCCGTTCCTCGATGGAACCGGTGCTGGTCAATGCCAGCAATCGCGCCCTGCGGGAAAAAGTCTGGCGCACCTATTTCAGCCGTGGCGACAACGGTGGCAAAACTGACAATAACTCCATCATCACGGAAATTCTGAAGCTGCGTTTTGAGCGGGCCCAGTTGCTCGGTTACAAAACCCACGCCCACTGGCGCGTCGAACCGCAAATGGCCGGCACACCCGAGCGCGCAATGGCCTTGATGGAATCGGTCTGGACACCAGCCGCCGCGCAAGTGAAAGCCGATGTCGCGGCCATGCAAGCCATCGCCGACAAGGAAGAAGCCTGGATCAAGATTGCGCCGTGGGACTATCGCTACTACGCCGAGAAACTGCGCAAAGAAAAATACGATCTGGACATGAACGAAGTGAAACCCTATATGCAGCTCGACAAACTGCGTGAAGGCATGTTCTGGGCCGCCGGTCAGCTTTATGGTCTGAAATTCAAGCTGGTCAAAGGCCTGCCGGTGCAACACCCGGATGTCACCGTTTACGAAGTGACCAATGCCAAGGGCAAACACGTCGGCCTGTGGTATTTCGACCCGTACGCACGGCCGGGCAAACGTTCCGGTGCCTGGATGAATGCCTACCGCGGTCAGGAAAAGCTCGATGGCAACGTGACGCCAATCGTCTCGAACAACTCCAACTTCGTGAAAGGCCAGCCGGGTGAACCGGTGCTGATCTCCTGGGACGATGCGGAAACCATGTTCCATGAATTTGGCCACGCCCTGCATGGTATGCTGTCGGATGTGAAATACCCAAGTCTGGCCGGCACTTCCGTCGCGCGTGACTTTGTCGAATTCCCGTCGCAGATCAACGAGCACTGGCTGTCGACGCCGGAAGTGCTGAACAAATTTGCCTTGCACTACCAAACCGGCAAACCGATTCCGAAAGCACTGGTCGACAAGATCGAGGCGGCAGAAACCTTCAATGAAGGCTTCAAGACCATGGAATACCTCGCTTCGGCCGTCATCGACATGAAACTGCATCTGGCCGGTGGCGAGACCATTGATCCGGACAAGTTCGAACGTGAAGAACTGCAGAAGCTCGGCATGCCGGCAGAAATCGTCATGCGCCACCGCACGCCGCAATTCGGCCACGTGTTCTCGTCCGATGGCTATTCGGCCGGCTATTACTCCTACCTGTGGTCAGATTCACTGACCGCCGATGCCTGGGAAGCCTTCGGCGAAGGCAAAGGCCCGTGGGACAAATCCGTAGCCGAACGCTTCCGCAAGACCATCCTGTCTGCCGGCAACACCAAGGACCAAGCGGAAGAATTCCGCGAATTCCGCGGCCGCGATGTCCAAACCGATGCCTTGATGCGCAAGCGCGGCTTTTTGCCGAAAGCAGGCGGCAGCAGCGGTAAAAAAGCGGGTCAGTAACACACTCGGCTGGCGATGATGTCACTTGGCCTCATCGCCATGAGCAAAAAAAGGGCACGGATAACGTGCCCTTTTTTCCAACAGAGAAAGCCAACTCAGAGCTTCGCCAACTCTGCTCTGACATAGTCAGCGCCAACACCAGTTGGCGCCAGTTCCAAGTATGTGTTGAACGCCTGCTTGGCCTGGTCGATTTGTCCCAGCTTGACCTTCACATCACCGAGGTTGCGATAGGCAACGGAACGTGACGGATCAATTTGCAGTGTTTTCTCATACCAGCGCACCGCCTCCTGATACTTTCCTTGCTGAAAGTAGATGTAACCCAGGTTGTTGGCGGCCAGAGCAAAATCAGGCCGGTATTTCAGCGCTTCGGTAAACTGCGCTTCGGCAGCCGCATATTGCTGTTCCCGGTACAGCTGCAATCCCTTGTCATTGGCACGCTGCGCCAACTGCCGCATGGACGAGCTGACCGCTTTCGGCAACTTGAGCTCCTGCGCCTTGCCCTGCAGATCCAGCACTTTGACTGGCGCCGTCGCGCTCAGCTGACTTGCAGCATCAAGCTGCTTGTTCATCGCGATTTCGTCACGTTGTAATTGCTCAGTCTGTGGATTCAGAAACTCAGATTCGCCACTCAATTCAAAAATGAATTCGCCGCCTTCCGATCCAGGTAAGCTGCCAAATGCCGGCGTCTGCTGTGAGATGCTGGATACGGCTGGCGCAAGATAGGCCGCCAATTCGGTTGCCGTGATCAGCGAGTCACCGTTCAAATCCCCCTTACCCGTCAACGCCTGCAGCAACGCCCATGTGAAGACCGAATGACCATTCGGACCGCCGTCAGCAACTAGCTGATCCGCGCCACCAGCGGTCAGCATCTGACGGCCCAGTCGGCGCGAATTTTCCTTTAGATAGCTACCCGAACCGGCTCCGCGCGTGAGGCCAAGGCCGCTGTAGCAGGCATCCATAACAAACAGCACATGCTTGGCCGTCAGGCTTTCGGCGATATTTTGAATGTCGCTCATGGCAATTGCATCGCTGGCAAAAGTTGCAGGATCGGAATCGACCGGAACGATGTAGCCGAGTTCGCGACCCGAGCTCAGCTTGCGAGTGGCGCCGTGACCAGCAAAGAATACAAAAAGGCGATCATTGCTCTTGACCCCATCATGGGCCAAACGCTCATGAAACAATGACAGAATGGCATTGCGCGTCGCCGCTTCGTTCTGCAAAACCAGAACGCGCTCACTGGTGAAACCGTGTTGTTCGATCAGGGTGGTGCGGACGGCTTCAGCATCACGGGCGGCATATTGCAGCTTGGGCCACTTGTCGTAGTTGTCGATACCAATCACGATGGCCCAAGAGTCGCCGTATTCGGTGCTCATGGCCAGCTTGCCAACTGGAAGTTCGGCTTCCTTCGGTACGGTGAAGTCCTTGCCATCCCAGCCGGCAAAGCGATACCCCTCTGCCACCAGGCGGTCCAGCACCTTGGGCAAGGCTTTTACGGTTCGGTCATGAATGTCGTGAAACAGGATGATGCCACGACCCTCTTGATCCACAAGTCGCAATACCCGATCCGCAATCGACGTGGGGACCGGATCGGCCCAATCGAGCGAATCGATATTCCACATCACCGAAATCAGGTTTGCCTGTGACAACGCAGTCAAACCTTCATCATTGTTGGCGCCATAAGGAAATCGGAACAGGCTGGAGCGTTTGCCGTCAACCGACTTCAGAACGGCATCAGCCATAGTGATTTCCGATTTCAGTGATTCACCCGTTTCTTTTGACAGTTGAGCATGACTATAGGTGTGGTTGGCCAGCGTAAAACCCTCGCCAGCTAGCTGACGGCTTATTTCCGCCCGCTTCGACAGCGTGACGATACCGTCCTTGTCGACGGTGCCAAGATTCTTGCCTACGTGGAAGAACACTGCCGGCGCGTTGTAGCGCTTCAAAATGGCGGCAATTTCACTGGTATAGCTCGCGTGCGGGCCATCATCAAAGCTCAGAACCACCGTCTTCTCAGGCAATGTGCGGCCAAAAATGGATTTCTGTTGCACCCGCTCGCGTTCCGCCGGTGTTGGATACGGCATGATGTGGCCGTACTGCTTCAAAATGTCGTCCCGAGACAGTCGCGCTTTCAGCTGCGCAAGATACTCTTGCCACCGCTCCCGCCGCAGTACAATGGCGCGCGTTTCGAAGCGACTGAATATCTGTTTGATCTCCTTGTCATACAAGCGCTCGATTTCGTTCAGGGCATCAAGATCCTCGACAATGCGCTTGTGCAACTTGATGGCCGGCAAGGTGCCACTCTTGGTACTGCTCGATTCAAGCGCAAGCAGCCATTCTCGAAATGCCAGGCGGTCAGCATCAAACAGATCATCAGCCGACTCGACATAGACCAGCAAATCGTCCAGGGCAGCAAACCAATTGGTATTGCTCGCGTCGGCAAGCGTCGCCGTCTGCGCGAGCAGCGCCTGTAACCGAGCTTGATTTTCATGAAAGATGTACTGGCCGACCTGATTGATGACGTCCTGCTCTGCGGCATCACGGCCGGGCTCGGCAAATAGCACGATCAACTGCCGATGTGCCAGGACCAGTTCCTGCAACCCCGAACGCAGCGTCGTGCTATCAACCGCCACGGCATTCGCGGCTGCAGTGTTTTCTGGTGTGGCCTGCGGCGAAGACGCCACCACATCCGCTTTCTCGGCCGAGGTTTCCGATTGCTGGCAAGCGCACAGCAGGCAAGCCAGCAACATGCCGCCAGCAACAACAAATGAACGACAAACCATCTACCACTTTCCTTGACCAAACAGCATGTTGGCGATACCCGATTCGCAGCACCGATATAGCCATGGTGGATCGTCATGGCGCATGCCAAGCCGGCAACCCCTCACGATAACTGCAAC contains:
- a CDS encoding polysaccharide deacetylase family protein — encoded protein: MVCRSFVVAGGMLLACLLCACQQSETSAEKADVVASSPQATPENTAAANAVAVDSTTLRSGLQELVLAHRQLIVLFAEPGRDAAEQDVINQVGQYIFHENQARLQALLAQTATLADASNTNWFAALDDLLVYVESADDLFDADRLAFREWLLALESSSTKSGTLPAIKLHKRIVEDLDALNEIERLYDKEIKQIFSRFETRAIVLRRERWQEYLAQLKARLSRDDILKQYGHIMPYPTPAERERVQQKSIFGRTLPEKTVVLSFDDGPHASYTSEIAAILKRYNAPAVFFHVGKNLGTVDKDGIVTLSKRAEISRQLAGEGFTLANHTYSHAQLSKETGESLKSEITMADAVLKSVDGKRSSLFRFPYGANNDEGLTALSQANLISVMWNIDSLDWADPVPTSIADRVLRLVDQEGRGIILFHDIHDRTVKALPKVLDRLVAEGYRFAGWDGKDFTVPKEAELPVGKLAMSTEYGDSWAIVIGIDNYDKWPKLQYAARDAEAVRTTLIEQHGFTSERVLVLQNEAATRNAILSLFHERLAHDGVKSNDRLFVFFAGHGATRKLSSGRELGYIVPVDSDPATFASDAIAMSDIQNIAESLTAKHVLFVMDACYSGLGLTRGAGSGSYLKENSRRLGRQMLTAGGADQLVADGGPNGHSVFTWALLQALTGKGDLNGDSLITATELAAYLAPAVSSISQQTPAFGSLPGSEGGEFIFELSGESEFLNPQTEQLQRDEIAMNKQLDAASQLSATAPVKVLDLQGKAQELKLPKAVSSSMRQLAQRANDKGLQLYREQQYAAAEAQFTEALKYRPDFALAANNLGYIYFQQGKYQEAVRWYEKTLQIDPSRSVAYRNLGDVKVKLGQIDQAKQAFNTYLELAPTGVGADYVRAELAKL